One window of Stenotrophomonas indicatrix genomic DNA carries:
- a CDS encoding sigma-70 family RNA polymerase sigma factor produces the protein MNSVRIWEKSYALRRRLLRGFFLRRGSQAADAEDLAQEVYLRLLRSTGEDAAAIENPEAYLFAVAANLAREQARSRSGLPQIEDVDLLAEVLSSEEDIEGDFERAQRWSGIRGAIAQLPPTTRRVMELHYREGLDCQQVGAQLDVSVHMVRKHIGKGLDACRKALGAGKDG, from the coding sequence GTGAACAGCGTCAGGATCTGGGAGAAGAGCTACGCCTTGCGGCGCCGCCTGTTGCGGGGCTTCTTCCTTCGGCGTGGTTCACAGGCTGCCGATGCCGAGGATCTGGCCCAGGAGGTCTATCTGCGCCTGCTGCGCAGCACCGGCGAAGACGCCGCGGCGATCGAGAACCCTGAAGCCTATCTGTTCGCCGTGGCAGCCAACCTGGCCCGTGAGCAGGCACGCTCGCGCTCCGGCCTGCCGCAGATCGAGGATGTTGATCTGCTGGCCGAGGTACTCAGCAGCGAGGAGGACATCGAGGGTGATTTCGAACGGGCGCAGCGCTGGAGCGGGATCCGCGGCGCCATCGCACAACTGCCACCCACGACGCGGCGGGTGATGGAGCTGCACTACCGCGAAGGTCTGGATTGCCAACAGGTGGGGGCACAGCTGGATGTGTCGGTGCACATGGTGCGCAAGCACATCGGCAAGGGGCTGGATGCCTGCAGGAAGGCGCTCGGCGCGGGGAAGGATGGATGA
- a CDS encoding FecR domain-containing protein, producing MDDEVAEQAARWFLCNREGGLSAAQRAEFMAWMKRSPEHIRAYLHALHVHRQVGAAMSAHAQEQGDRAALPALPATAKVVPLFAVPLPRAAVASRSRRPLWRRGAAVACCLLLVAGLLPWLTPREQMLVAGHGQLREVVLADRTQVRLNADSRLRVNIGWFSRRVELLQGEATFDIAADRRPFEVRVGDLQIRDIGTVFDVSRRLQSTRVGVVSGEVEVWTAGDEQRRLAQLPAGRVVQVDHLSHAVQPLEIPMSMLLDWQQRRVSFRDERLDEVAAAFNRHNQVQVRLTDDAARAARLSGSLEAHRVAALQAFLQRDARFVIRREQDTIWVSSR from the coding sequence ATGGATGACGAGGTGGCCGAGCAGGCCGCGCGCTGGTTCCTGTGCAACCGCGAGGGTGGCCTGAGCGCTGCGCAGCGTGCCGAGTTCATGGCATGGATGAAGCGCTCTCCCGAACACATACGCGCGTACCTGCATGCCCTGCATGTGCACCGGCAGGTGGGCGCGGCGATGTCGGCGCACGCGCAGGAGCAGGGGGACAGGGCCGCGCTGCCGGCGCTGCCGGCAACGGCGAAAGTCGTGCCGTTGTTTGCCGTGCCCCTGCCGCGCGCCGCGGTTGCATCGCGATCACGCCGGCCGCTCTGGAGGCGGGGGGCTGCGGTGGCGTGCTGTCTGTTGCTGGTGGCCGGTCTGCTGCCGTGGCTGACGCCGCGCGAACAGATGCTGGTCGCCGGGCACGGGCAACTGCGTGAGGTGGTACTGGCTGACCGGACGCAGGTGCGGCTGAATGCAGACAGCCGTCTGCGGGTGAACATCGGCTGGTTCAGCCGCCGCGTCGAACTGCTGCAGGGCGAGGCCACGTTTGATATCGCAGCGGATCGCCGACCCTTCGAGGTGCGGGTCGGTGATCTGCAGATCCGTGACATCGGCACCGTGTTCGATGTGTCGCGTCGTTTGCAGAGCACGCGTGTCGGCGTGGTATCCGGCGAGGTGGAGGTCTGGACTGCCGGTGATGAGCAACGCCGGCTGGCGCAGCTGCCCGCCGGGCGGGTGGTCCAGGTCGATCATCTCAGTCATGCGGTGCAGCCGCTGGAAATACCGATGTCCATGCTGCTGGACTGGCAGCAGCGCCGGGTGTCGTTTCGTGATGAGCGCCTGGACGAGGTGGCTGCAGCGTTCAACCGCCACAACCAGGTGCAGGTGCGGCTGACCGATGATGCGGCGCGGGCGGCGCGCCTGTCGGGCAGCCTGGAGGCGCACCGGGTCGCCGCATTGCAGGCATTCCTGCAGCGGGACGCGCGCTTCGTCATCCGCCGCGAACAGGACACGATATGGGTCTCCAGCCGCTGA